In one Leptogranulimonas caecicola genomic region, the following are encoded:
- a CDS encoding phosphotriesterase family protein: MVNTVLGPVDVAELGTTYIHEHLYVKPNELPAFYPYTLDDVDRGVEEIESFMAAGGSTIVELSPLNFGRNTEALKVMATRTGCHILCVTGLHKEEHLPTWFDKLSDDEIAGVVADEIEDGIGTHRIKPAAVKVGTSLNTITDRERRAIKICTRVAVEHHMPMITHCDKGTMALEQLALIEAEGMDPSHVCLSHVDLTLNAAYIAAICNTGAYVSLDHVGRDLDGRDHERVSMIKELVEIGVGDRLCLAGDMGKKEYWPAYGGKPGLAYILTDLKKELTACIGEEAFDAMVRANPQRLLNWA, from the coding sequence ATGGTCAATACGGTTTTGGGGCCGGTAGATGTTGCCGAGCTTGGCACCACCTACATTCATGAGCACCTCTATGTGAAGCCCAACGAGCTGCCCGCCTTCTATCCCTACACCTTGGATGACGTGGACCGCGGTGTGGAGGAGATCGAGAGCTTCATGGCTGCGGGGGGATCGACCATTGTGGAGCTTTCCCCACTCAACTTTGGTCGAAATACCGAGGCCTTAAAGGTTATGGCCACGCGTACAGGATGCCACATTCTCTGTGTGACTGGACTTCATAAGGAGGAGCATCTTCCCACATGGTTTGACAAGCTATCCGATGACGAGATAGCCGGGGTGGTGGCAGATGAGATCGAGGACGGCATTGGCACTCACCGCATCAAGCCAGCAGCTGTCAAGGTGGGCACAAGCCTGAATACCATCACAGACCGCGAACGTCGAGCGATCAAAATCTGCACCAGGGTTGCCGTTGAGCATCATATGCCCATGATCACTCATTGTGACAAAGGCACCATGGCCTTAGAGCAGCTGGCTCTTATTGAGGCCGAAGGGATGGACCCAAGCCACGTCTGTCTCTCCCATGTGGACCTGACATTGAACGCTGCCTATATTGCGGCTATTTGCAACACTGGAGCCTATGTGAGTCTCGACCATGTAGGGAGAGACCTCGACGGTCGCGATCACGAACGCGTGTCAATGATCAAGGAGCTTGTGGAGATAGGTGTTGGCGACAGGCTTTGTTTGGCTGGAGATATGGGCAAGAAGGAGTATTGGCCTGCCTATGGGGGAAAGCCAGGCCTCGCCTACATCCTTACGGATCTCAAAAAAGAGTTGACGGCTTGTATTGGCGAGGAAGCCTTTGACGCCATGGTGAGGGCGAATCCCCAGCGTTTGCTTAACTGGGCATAG
- the dgoD gene encoding galactonate dehydratase, whose amino-acid sequence MKITGVELFEVKPRWIFIKVNTDEGISGWGELISGTKTRTVVEGAKELAERIVGRNPFEIERLWQELHRSFFRGGPINGTIVSGIEMALWDIKGKAFGVPVYELLGGAARDRIRVYSWIGGDRPSDVAEQAKSRLDRGFQAVKMNATEELHYVDTYDKVKAVVDRIASIREVCGDDIEVGIDFHGRVHKPMAKVLAKALEPYHPMFLEEVVLPENWEVFDKIANEVAVPLATGERLYSRWEYKTLFQQGAIDIIQPDVAMCGGILETRKICAMAEAYDMAAAPHAPYGPIALAATLQVDACTPNVFIQEQSFGIHYNQGFDILDFIENKEVFEFEDGYVQIPDKPGLGLVMDEEKIRQISAEGLVWRNPAWKNYDGTIAEW is encoded by the coding sequence ATGAAAATTACCGGTGTGGAGCTCTTTGAAGTCAAACCCCGCTGGATCTTTATCAAGGTAAACACCGATGAAGGCATTTCTGGATGGGGTGAGCTTATCTCTGGCACCAAGACTCGCACGGTGGTAGAGGGCGCCAAGGAGCTGGCCGAGCGCATCGTGGGTCGCAACCCCTTCGAGATCGAGCGTCTCTGGCAAGAGCTGCACCGCTCCTTCTTCCGTGGCGGCCCCATCAACGGCACCATCGTCTCTGGAATCGAGATGGCCCTCTGGGACATCAAGGGAAAAGCCTTTGGTGTGCCTGTTTACGAGCTCCTTGGCGGCGCTGCCCGCGATCGCATTCGCGTGTACTCCTGGATTGGCGGAGATCGTCCTTCCGATGTGGCCGAGCAAGCTAAGAGTCGTCTTGACCGCGGATTCCAGGCGGTCAAGATGAATGCCACAGAGGAGCTTCATTACGTTGACACCTATGACAAGGTGAAGGCGGTGGTCGACCGCATTGCCTCCATTCGCGAAGTATGCGGCGACGACATCGAGGTGGGAATCGACTTTCATGGCCGCGTGCACAAGCCCATGGCCAAGGTGCTCGCCAAGGCGCTCGAGCCTTACCATCCCATGTTCTTGGAGGAGGTAGTGTTGCCTGAAAACTGGGAGGTCTTCGACAAGATCGCCAACGAGGTGGCCGTGCCTCTGGCTACCGGCGAGCGGCTTTATAGCCGCTGGGAGTACAAGACGCTGTTCCAACAGGGCGCTATCGACATCATCCAGCCCGATGTGGCCATGTGTGGTGGCATCCTTGAGACTCGCAAGATCTGTGCCATGGCCGAGGCCTACGATATGGCCGCTGCGCCCCATGCCCCCTATGGTCCCATTGCGTTGGCGGCCACCCTTCAGGTGGATGCCTGCACTCCCAACGTGTTCATTCAAGAGCAGAGCTTTGGCATCCACTACAACCAGGGCTTCGACATCCTTGATTTCATCGAGAACAAGGAGGTTTTTGAGTTTGAGGACGGCTACGTGCAGATTCCCGATAAGCCTGGCCTGGGCCTCGTCATGGACGAGGAGAAGATCCGCCAAATCTCTGCCGAAGGTCTCGTGTGGCGCAATCCCGCCTGGAAGAATTACGACGGCACCATTGCCGAGTGGTAG
- a CDS encoding PTS transporter subunit IIC, whose amino-acid sequence MEIVITALQTFASLGPMCMMPIIIFILGLIFRVKMNTLLKSALLVGVGFAGVNIVINWFVGQVAGSVQAMVANWGIQTSIMDVGWPARAAATWSFPLAAPVVFVILGVNVVMLLIKQTRTVMVDFWSYNHYIFTGALVWYATGGNPWIALVAAAIDAIISFKLADWTTPVVEDYFELEGVNFPTSNSVCWAPVAFFLDKLWGIIPGLKNVNASPAGIQERFGFVGEPMFMGLIFGALISILAGDPVEQIMIVAMSTSATMVLTPKMMQILMQGLLPFADAVKNTLSKKFPDANFTMGVDAALTVADDSVITVGIIMVPITLVLAAFLPGNKLLPVADIAYQAMWLAAWPCAFGKGNIVRGILSATLITAAVLLIGTAMAPVHTELALTGGFVLPEGMELISTEDAGTHLIGYVLSLLGGLFA is encoded by the coding sequence ATGGAGATCGTGATTACCGCCTTGCAGACGTTCGCGTCGCTCGGCCCCATGTGCATGATGCCTATCATCATCTTTATCCTAGGCCTGATCTTCCGCGTGAAGATGAACACCCTTTTGAAATCCGCCCTCCTCGTGGGCGTAGGTTTTGCAGGCGTCAATATCGTCATCAACTGGTTTGTAGGTCAAGTGGCCGGTAGCGTTCAGGCCATGGTTGCCAACTGGGGCATCCAGACGTCCATTATGGATGTAGGCTGGCCGGCTCGCGCCGCTGCTACCTGGTCGTTCCCTCTGGCAGCTCCGGTGGTTTTCGTTATTCTCGGCGTGAACGTGGTGATGCTTCTCATCAAGCAGACCCGCACGGTCATGGTGGACTTCTGGTCCTACAACCACTACATCTTCACGGGCGCTCTTGTATGGTACGCCACTGGCGGCAATCCCTGGATCGCGCTTGTGGCTGCGGCTATCGACGCCATTATCTCCTTCAAGCTGGCCGACTGGACCACTCCTGTGGTGGAGGATTACTTCGAGCTGGAAGGCGTGAACTTCCCTACGTCCAACTCGGTGTGCTGGGCTCCTGTCGCCTTCTTCCTCGATAAGCTTTGGGGTATTATCCCTGGTCTCAAGAACGTCAATGCCTCTCCCGCAGGCATTCAAGAGCGCTTCGGTTTTGTGGGTGAGCCTATGTTCATGGGCCTTATCTTTGGCGCCCTTATCAGCATTCTTGCCGGCGATCCTGTGGAGCAGATCATGATCGTGGCCATGAGCACCTCGGCCACCATGGTGTTGACCCCTAAGATGATGCAGATCCTCATGCAGGGCCTGCTCCCCTTCGCCGACGCCGTCAAAAACACCCTGTCCAAGAAATTCCCCGATGCCAACTTCACCATGGGCGTCGATGCCGCTCTGACCGTGGCTGATGATTCCGTCATCACTGTAGGCATCATCATGGTGCCCATTACTCTAGTGCTTGCGGCTTTCTTGCCTGGCAACAAGCTCCTTCCTGTGGCCGACATCGCATATCAGGCCATGTGGCTGGCCGCGTGGCCCTGCGCCTTTGGAAAGGGCAACATTGTTCGTGGCATCCTGTCGGCAACCCTTATTACCGCAGCCGTACTGCTTATCGGCACTGCCATGGCTCCCGTTCACACTGAGCTTGCGCTTACCGGTGGATTTGTCCTTCCCGAAGGCATGGAGCTCATTAGCACCGAGGATGCAGGTACTCACCTCATCGGTTATGTGCTCTCCCTTTTGGGTGGCCTGTTCGCGTAA
- a CDS encoding PTS sugar transporter subunit IIB, with protein MEKKTVIVCCASSMITSTVAVEKIKEVAKAIGAPEPNFIQCKFSEVLGNLATNHVDLIVPTGKLKGVETDVPIVKGTAFITGVGEQAVLDKIAEELKK; from the coding sequence ATGGAGAAGAAAACCGTCATCGTATGCTGCGCTTCATCAATGATCACTTCTACGGTTGCGGTAGAGAAGATCAAGGAAGTGGCGAAGGCCATCGGCGCCCCTGAGCCCAACTTCATTCAGTGCAAGTTCTCTGAGGTGCTTGGCAATCTTGCTACCAACCACGTGGATCTCATCGTTCCCACTGGCAAGCTCAAGGGTGTCGAGACTGATGTGCCCATCGTGAAAGGCACTGCTTTCATTACCGGTGTTGGTGAGCAAGCTGTGCTCGACAAGATTGCAGAAGAGCTCAAGAAATAA
- a CDS encoding PTS sugar transporter subunit IIA gives MTTFRVSPEDALLGLKASSEEEVIHQLCEHLTAQKTIVPGYEESLLEREDNYPTGLELGEICAAIPHTDPQYARATKLVVATLANPVAWKNMEDPDEQVQVSVVVLSLFDKPEKQIDALQKIMGVIQDQDTLKKALNASNVDEVVDIFN, from the coding sequence GTGACAACGTTTCGTGTTTCTCCTGAAGACGCACTGCTAGGGCTTAAGGCGTCAAGCGAGGAAGAGGTCATACATCAGCTCTGTGAGCACTTGACCGCTCAAAAGACCATTGTTCCTGGCTATGAGGAAAGCCTGTTGGAGCGCGAAGACAACTATCCCACCGGGCTTGAACTGGGTGAGATCTGCGCAGCTATTCCTCACACCGATCCTCAGTACGCCCGCGCTACCAAGCTCGTGGTGGCAACGCTCGCCAATCCAGTGGCCTGGAAGAACATGGAAGACCCTGACGAGCAGGTGCAGGTATCCGTGGTAGTGCTGAGCTTGTTTGACAAGCCCGAGAAGCAGATAGATGCGCTTCAAAAAATCATGGGTGTTATCCAAGACCAAGACACGCTCAAAAAAGCCCTGAACGCTTCGAACGTAGATGAAGTAGTCGATATTTTTAATTAG
- a CDS encoding bifunctional 4-hydroxy-2-oxoglutarate aldolase/2-dehydro-3-deoxy-phosphogluconate aldolase produces MIGQNVAFPKVTVILRRVPLKAARIIAAQMTKSRVRSMEVSLVTDDALDTIRALNDEFGDELSIGAGTVRTVEQAHAAIDAGSSFLLSPVGFSQGIIDVAKDAGVISVPSGFSPTEIATMFDMGADIVKVFPASRLGPAYLKDLAAPLGPLPLMVVGGINAQNVQDYFDAGASYAGIGSGCFNPEDVATHNGEGIARSLAELEKRVRW; encoded by the coding sequence GTGATTGGTCAGAACGTGGCGTTCCCCAAAGTGACGGTGATCCTCAGGCGTGTCCCTCTGAAGGCAGCTCGAATCATTGCAGCCCAGATGACCAAGAGTCGAGTTAGGTCCATGGAAGTGTCGCTGGTCACTGATGACGCCTTGGATACCATTCGTGCGCTCAACGATGAGTTTGGCGACGAGCTGTCTATTGGCGCCGGCACGGTGCGCACCGTGGAGCAAGCTCATGCAGCTATCGATGCAGGCTCTTCATTCTTGCTTTCGCCCGTGGGCTTTTCTCAGGGGATTATCGATGTGGCTAAGGATGCAGGCGTCATCTCGGTCCCTTCGGGGTTCAGCCCCACAGAGATTGCCACTATGTTTGACATGGGGGCAGATATCGTGAAGGTCTTTCCTGCCAGCCGCCTAGGGCCTGCCTACCTCAAAGATCTGGCTGCTCCACTTGGTCCTCTGCCCCTCATGGTGGTGGGCGGCATCAACGCCCAGAACGTCCAAGACTACTTTGATGCGGGTGCATCCTATGCAGGTATTGGTTCAGGCTGCTTTAACCCAGAAGATGTAGCCACACACAATGGGGAAGGCATTGCGCGATCCCTGGCAGAGCTGGAGAAAAGGGTGAGGTGGTAG
- the nifJ gene encoding pyruvate:ferredoxin (flavodoxin) oxidoreductase, translated as MAQTPSTPASASSTTTKSQLQAMDGMTAAAQAAYALSDAAFIYPITPASRMAETVERWACDGRLNFFGSPVEVKEMQSEKGVAGALHGALAGGALTSTFTASQGLMLMIPSLYKLSGELLPGVLHVTCRSLSAHALSIFGDHQDIMAIRATGLAMLASATVQECMDLSWVAHLSAIDGSVPFVHFFDGFRTSDAIETIETVDPEAMKPLVDWDKVRAFRQRCLEPERPQVRGTAQNPDIYFQNREAANPYYDKLPALVQANMDKLAKLSGRQYHLFDYIGAPDATHVIVTMASSAQVVAQTVAQLQDEGHKVGVVAVRLYRPFSGAHLMDALPQTVECISVLDRTKEPGSLGEPLFEDVALAVLSSGRAIKVFGGRYGLSSKDFTPAQVKAVFDNMDSSSPKERFSVGITDDVTYLSLPVGEPFQVGKAPKSQAVFYGFGSDGTVGASKQAARILSKEQGIYVQEYSWFDSKKSGGLTICYLRLDDAPIQAPYLIDNADYVACHKSIYVRRGYPMASRLKEGGTFVINAPWTTPQDWERQVPAELRQALAKKHAKLYAVDATSLAEKCGLGGKINLIMECVYLKLSSLMDYDRFLDALKKDIAQVYAAKGSKVVDADIQAVQQALDSLVAIDYPASWATDTQGPLTQAQEQADRIQSAYVKDVFWPMEELKGDDLPVSALTPDGFTPLGTTALEKRTVAVNVPLWDADKCIQCTQCSFVCPHAAIRPFVATDQELSGAPEGFDTKPARHPDLKGLNFRIQVFPEDCVGCGSCVYRCPGHALSLQPLETQLETQKEALEFCQGSISLKTDLMPTTSVVGTQLQPPLLQFSSCCAGCGETPHVKLLTQIFGDRLIMANATGCSSIWGAYMPAIPYATNAAGHGPAWGNSLFEDNGEYGYGIAKGVKIRRDHLAQCVNSALSQKAFDPETRDLMSTWLSSKDDPDAAYPLGVAIAEKLEPYADGPHPSAASGAAQGLDERSLAAEVLDYKEMFGKKSVWAVGGDGWAYDIGYGGLDEVVASGENINVLVLDTEGYSNTGGEMSKATQLGAVTGFTYNGKRTPKKDLGLMLTQYGYVYVAHVSFGADMNQLIQALHEADSYDGPSVVIALCPCISWQIEGGMSSVTGIMREATQTGYWPLWRFDPRKSVQGEDPLTVDSPAPSKPLKPFLAKMRRYESLADREPQLSGRLQSELAKDSDAVYRRLSGLVDMCGSQEKGDEQ; from the coding sequence ATGGCACAAACTCCGTCTACCCCTGCGTCTGCATCGTCGACTACGACAAAATCCCAGCTTCAGGCTATGGATGGCATGACGGCAGCGGCTCAGGCGGCCTATGCGCTCTCGGATGCGGCCTTCATCTATCCCATCACGCCGGCCTCGCGGATGGCAGAGACGGTGGAACGCTGGGCGTGCGACGGCCGCCTCAATTTCTTTGGGTCACCGGTGGAGGTCAAAGAGATGCAGTCCGAGAAGGGCGTGGCCGGCGCTCTGCACGGTGCTCTGGCAGGAGGGGCCCTTACCTCGACGTTTACCGCATCCCAGGGCCTCATGCTCATGATTCCCAGTCTCTATAAGCTCTCGGGCGAGCTTTTGCCGGGTGTGCTCCATGTGACGTGCCGCTCGCTTTCGGCTCATGCTCTGTCGATCTTTGGCGACCATCAAGACATCATGGCCATCAGGGCAACGGGTCTAGCCATGTTGGCCAGCGCTACGGTGCAGGAATGCATGGACTTGTCCTGGGTGGCGCACTTGTCGGCCATCGACGGATCGGTGCCCTTTGTGCACTTCTTTGACGGCTTCCGCACCTCGGATGCCATCGAGACCATCGAGACCGTCGACCCTGAGGCCATGAAGCCACTGGTAGATTGGGATAAGGTGCGCGCCTTTAGGCAGCGTTGCCTGGAGCCCGAGCGCCCACAGGTGCGTGGCACCGCTCAAAACCCTGACATCTATTTCCAAAATCGCGAGGCTGCCAACCCCTATTATGACAAGCTGCCGGCGTTGGTGCAGGCCAACATGGACAAGCTGGCAAAGCTGTCCGGCCGCCAGTATCATCTCTTTGACTATATCGGTGCGCCGGACGCTACCCATGTGATTGTGACCATGGCCTCGTCGGCCCAGGTGGTGGCCCAAACCGTGGCGCAGCTGCAGGATGAAGGCCACAAAGTGGGTGTGGTTGCCGTGCGGCTCTATCGCCCCTTCTCCGGGGCTCACCTTATGGATGCGTTGCCTCAGACGGTGGAGTGCATCTCGGTGCTGGACCGCACCAAAGAGCCTGGCAGCCTAGGCGAGCCTCTCTTCGAAGACGTGGCGCTGGCAGTGCTTTCAAGCGGACGTGCCATCAAGGTCTTTGGCGGCCGCTATGGATTGTCTTCCAAGGATTTCACTCCGGCCCAAGTCAAGGCTGTCTTCGACAACATGGATTCCAGCTCGCCCAAGGAGCGTTTCTCGGTAGGAATCACCGATGACGTCACCTATCTGTCGCTGCCGGTGGGCGAACCCTTCCAGGTGGGCAAGGCGCCCAAGTCCCAGGCCGTGTTCTATGGCTTTGGCTCCGACGGCACGGTGGGCGCCTCCAAGCAGGCGGCGCGCATCCTCTCCAAGGAGCAGGGCATCTACGTGCAGGAATACAGCTGGTTTGACTCCAAGAAGTCCGGCGGTCTCACCATTTGCTACCTGCGTTTGGACGATGCCCCCATCCAGGCTCCTTACTTGATTGATAATGCAGACTACGTGGCCTGTCACAAGTCCATCTATGTGCGCCGCGGCTATCCCATGGCCAGCCGCCTCAAGGAGGGTGGCACCTTTGTGATCAATGCGCCTTGGACTACTCCGCAAGACTGGGAGCGTCAGGTGCCCGCCGAGCTCAGGCAGGCACTGGCCAAAAAGCATGCGAAGCTCTACGCCGTAGACGCCACTTCTCTGGCCGAGAAATGCGGCCTGGGCGGCAAGATCAACCTCATCATGGAGTGCGTCTACCTCAAGCTTTCGAGCCTTATGGACTACGACCGCTTCCTGGACGCCCTTAAGAAAGATATCGCTCAGGTCTATGCTGCCAAGGGCTCCAAGGTGGTGGACGCCGACATCCAGGCGGTCCAACAAGCCCTGGATTCGCTGGTGGCCATCGACTATCCCGCTAGTTGGGCTACCGACACCCAAGGCCCCCTCACTCAGGCCCAAGAGCAGGCCGACCGCATTCAGAGCGCCTACGTCAAAGACGTCTTCTGGCCCATGGAGGAGCTCAAAGGCGACGATTTGCCTGTAAGTGCCCTCACTCCCGATGGCTTCACCCCTCTGGGCACCACTGCGCTGGAGAAGCGCACTGTGGCGGTGAACGTCCCCCTTTGGGATGCTGACAAATGCATTCAGTGCACCCAGTGCTCCTTCGTGTGCCCCCATGCCGCCATTCGACCCTTTGTGGCCACAGACCAGGAGCTTTCCGGTGCCCCAGAGGGCTTCGACACAAAGCCTGCCCGCCATCCAGACCTCAAAGGCTTGAACTTCCGCATCCAGGTCTTCCCCGAGGATTGCGTGGGGTGCGGCAGCTGCGTCTATCGCTGTCCCGGTCATGCCCTGAGCCTGCAGCCCCTGGAAACCCAGCTTGAGACCCAAAAAGAGGCTCTGGAGTTTTGTCAGGGGTCCATCTCGCTCAAGACAGACCTCATGCCTACGACCTCGGTGGTGGGCACCCAACTCCAGCCTCCGCTCCTGCAGTTCTCCAGCTGCTGCGCCGGCTGCGGCGAGACTCCCCATGTGAAGCTGCTCACCCAGATCTTTGGCGACCGCCTCATTATGGCCAACGCCACCGGCTGCTCCTCCATCTGGGGCGCCTACATGCCGGCCATCCCTTATGCCACAAATGCCGCAGGTCACGGCCCTGCCTGGGGCAACTCCCTGTTCGAGGACAACGGCGAGTACGGCTACGGCATCGCCAAGGGCGTCAAGATCCGCCGAGACCACTTGGCCCAATGCGTCAACTCTGCCCTCTCCCAGAAGGCCTTCGATCCCGAGACTCGCGACCTCATGTCTACCTGGCTCTCCTCCAAAGACGATCCCGACGCCGCCTATCCCTTGGGCGTCGCCATTGCCGAGAAGCTCGAACCCTACGCCGATGGACCTCATCCATCGGCTGCCTCTGGCGCAGCGCAGGGACTTGACGAGCGTTCGTTGGCCGCTGAGGTCCTGGACTACAAGGAGATGTTTGGCAAGAAGAGTGTCTGGGCCGTGGGCGGCGATGGCTGGGCTTACGACATTGGCTATGGGGGACTGGACGAGGTAGTGGCCTCTGGCGAGAACATCAATGTGCTGGTGCTCGACACCGAGGGCTACTCCAACACCGGCGGTGAGATGAGCAAGGCCACCCAGCTGGGCGCGGTGACCGGTTTCACCTATAACGGCAAGCGCACGCCCAAGAAAGATTTGGGCCTCATGCTCACCCAGTACGGCTACGTCTATGTGGCCCATGTGTCTTTTGGCGCCGATATGAACCAGCTCATCCAGGCTCTCCACGAGGCAGACTCCTACGACGGCCCCAGCGTGGTCATCGCCCTTTGCCCCTGCATCAGCTGGCAGATCGAAGGCGGCATGTCCTCTGTCACAGGCATCATGCGCGAGGCCACCCAAACCGGCTACTGGCCGCTTTGGCGCTTCGACCCACGCAAGAGCGTTCAAGGAGAAGACCCATTGACCGTTGACTCTCCCGCACCTTCCAAGCCGCTCAAGCCCTTCTTGGCCAAGATGCGCCGCTACGAGAGCCTGGCCGATCGCGAGCCCCAGCTTTCCGGCCGCCTCCAGTCAGAGCTGGCCAAGGATAGCGACGCTGTATATAGGCGCCTGAGCGGCCTTGTAGATATGTGTGGCTCTCAAGAGAAGGGTGACGAGCAGTAG
- a CDS encoding chloride channel protein — MGSAIRQKTAQLQGRMARYDWVQGRRRLAFALVCGLLCGLANIVLCRSVSWIGELWRAFPWMSALLPALGLLEIALYRALRLPMNLTPGFDGLINSMKSRRRFPVREGIAVFLGTLTSLAGGASVGPDSASKHLGASVGTLLLPWFSLEEDDGEPAWAWACACGLTACFSALLCAPLGVFAYLVEHLHAHRIALRHLPTVLLSCLIGAAFARPLDLQIATPFVGVQGATPVDLWAVCLVAVACAVAGACFGAGVRCLERVRDKLGRSPAKCLLTGAVLVTLALLLIPKLATWAGLGTQLMMPALAHAEPSWGFAYKLLLTIVCLGFGLRGGEVTVMFVVGALLGSSIAGLLGASPLICGALAMVALYGVALDSPISGMLIGCEFFGWGFAPWIVPCVAAAYGLRRGIGRLFPFRPRTL; from the coding sequence GTGGGCTCCGCGATTCGCCAGAAGACTGCCCAACTGCAGGGACGGATGGCTCGCTACGACTGGGTACAAGGACGACGCAGACTGGCCTTTGCCCTGGTCTGCGGCCTGCTCTGCGGCCTTGCGAACATTGTGTTGTGCCGCAGCGTCTCCTGGATAGGCGAGCTTTGGCGCGCATTCCCCTGGATGAGCGCCCTTTTGCCTGCGCTAGGGTTGCTGGAAATCGCGCTCTACCGAGCATTGCGCCTTCCCATGAACCTCACCCCTGGATTTGACGGCCTCATCAACTCTATGAAGTCCCGGCGACGCTTTCCCGTCCGAGAAGGGATTGCCGTCTTTCTCGGCACGCTGACGTCTCTTGCGGGAGGCGCCTCCGTGGGGCCGGATTCTGCCTCCAAGCATCTGGGGGCCTCGGTAGGGACGCTGCTGCTTCCCTGGTTCTCCCTGGAAGAAGATGACGGTGAGCCTGCCTGGGCTTGGGCGTGCGCCTGTGGCTTGACAGCGTGTTTCTCGGCACTGCTCTGTGCGCCGCTGGGCGTCTTTGCCTACCTGGTCGAGCATCTTCACGCCCACCGCATCGCCCTGCGCCATCTGCCCACCGTCTTGCTTTCTTGCTTGATTGGCGCCGCATTCGCGCGCCCCCTGGATTTGCAGATCGCCACCCCCTTTGTGGGTGTGCAGGGGGCCACTCCTGTGGATCTGTGGGCCGTCTGCCTGGTAGCCGTGGCGTGCGCGGTTGCAGGCGCCTGCTTTGGCGCCGGAGTGCGCTGCTTGGAGCGGGTGCGCGACAAGCTGGGGCGCTCCCCTGCGAAGTGTCTGCTCACAGGGGCGGTGCTGGTCACGCTGGCGCTCCTTCTCATCCCCAAGCTCGCCACCTGGGCCGGCCTGGGAACCCAACTGATGATGCCAGCTCTCGCTCATGCGGAGCCTAGCTGGGGCTTTGCCTATAAGCTGCTGCTCACCATCGTATGTTTGGGCTTTGGCCTGAGGGGTGGCGAAGTGACCGTCATGTTTGTGGTGGGGGCGCTTCTCGGCTCCTCTATCGCGGGCCTTTTGGGAGCCAGTCCCTTGATCTGCGGCGCCCTCGCCATGGTGGCGCTCTACGGCGTGGCGCTGGACTCCCCTATCTCGGGCATGCTTATTGGCTGCGAGTTCTTTGGCTGGGGGTTTGCGCCCTGGATCGTTCCCTGCGTAGCTGCAGCCTACGGCTTGAGAAGGGGCATCGGGCGACTTTTCCCCTTCCGGCCGCGTACTCTGTAG